In the Mastomys coucha isolate ucsf_1 unplaced genomic scaffold, UCSF_Mcou_1 pScaffold18, whole genome shotgun sequence genome, one interval contains:
- the LOC116096988 gene encoding preferentially expressed antigen in melanoma-like protein 1 gives MSCKTPPTLQELAEDSLLKNQDLAISALDDIPSLFFPSLFRKACRNRSVGIIKAMVQAWPFPCLPLGAMISRKTAFRRILEIILYGFDALLSQKVPHRRCKLKVLDLRVMPLKLWNRLSVFGTAGCSENLAVVGHSGTEVKQPVKVLLDLVLKESPLDSTESFLVQWVDNKNGLVRLCCCKLQIWAMSIYYHRKLLEILDLDSIQELRVYCISNPICLLNFAPYLGRMRNLRCLILSHLWQAFSMTPVEKQQVITQFTSQFLKLKCLRILHLDTVFFLEGHLDELFWWLKTPLETLSVIDCNLSKSDWFHISEFQCTSQLKHLNLKWVKLTHLSPEPLRVLLLKSASTLMSLDLEGCQMMDSQLSAVLPALKCCTQLTKFNFRGNYISTPILRELAYNVIKQKSQRSKIRFIPSCGHHSGLDSEVTSQPHIVFVDVERTTGQQEQVLFYAFCSGEYVL, from the exons ATGAGCTGCAAGACCCCGCCCACACTCCAGGAGCTGGCAGAAGACAGCCTCCTGAAGAACCAGGACTTGGCTATCTCTGCTCTGGATGATATACCCTCACTTTTCTTCCCATCACTGTTCAGAAAGGCCTGTAGAAATAGATCCGTTGGGATCATAAAAGCGATGGTGCAGGCTTGGCCCTTCCCCTGTCTTCCACTGGGGGCCATGATCAGTAGGAAGACTGCCTTCAGGAGAATTTTGGAGATTATCCTGTATGGATTTGATGCCCTGCTTTCTCAGAAAGTTCCCCATAG GAGGTGCAAGCTAAAAGTGCTGGATTTACGGGTTATGCCTTTGAAGCTGTGGAACAGGTTGTCGGTGTTTGGGACTGCTGGCTGCAGTGAGAATCTGGCAGTGGTGGGCCATTCGGGAACAGAGGTGAAGCAGCCGGTGAAGGTGCTGCTAGACCTGGTCCTCAAGGAAAGCCCACTAGACTCCACAGAGTCCTTCCTTGTTCAGTGGGTGGATAACAAGAATGGCTTGGTGAGGCTGTGCTGTTGCAAGCTGCAGATCTGGGCTATGTCCATTTATTACCACAGAAAACTTTTGGAGATTTTGGATCTGGACTCTATCCAGGAACTGCGTGTGTACTGCATCAGTAATCCCATCTGCCTGCTTAACTTTGCCCCTTACCTGGGCCGCATGAGGAACCTGCGCTGCCTCATTCTCTCTCACCTCTGGCAGGCCTTCTCTATGACCCCGGTAGAGAAGCAGCAGGTTATCACCCAGTTCACTTCTCAGTTCCTTAAACTGAAATGCCTCCGGATCCTGCATCTGGATACTGTCTTCTTCCTAGAGGGTCATCTGGATGAACTATTCTG gtggCTGAAGACACCCTTAGAGACCCTGTCAGTGATTGATTGTAATCTCTCAAAATCAGACTGGTTCCATATATCTGAGTTCCAGTGCACAAGTCAGCTAAAACACCTGAATTTGAAATGGGTCAAACTGACCCATTTGAGCCCAGAGCCCCTGCGAGTTCTGTTACTAAAATCTGCATCTACTCTGATGTCCCTGGATTTGGAGGGCTGTCAAATGATGGACTCCCAACTCAGTGCAGTCCTGCCTGCCCTGAAATGCTGTACACAGCTCACCAAGTTTAATTTCCGTGGGAACTATATCTCCACGCCTATCCTGAGGGAACTGGCATATAATGTCATCAAGCAGAAATCCCAACGGTCAAAGATACGCTTTATCCCAAGCTGTGGTCATCACAGTGGTCTGGACTCAGAGGTCACTTCTCAGCCTCATATTGTGTTTGTAGATGTGGAGAGGACTACTGGGCAGCAAGAACAAGTCTTGTTTTATGCTTTTTGCTCTGGAGAATATGTGTTGTGA